The Vicinamibacterales bacterium genome includes a region encoding these proteins:
- a CDS encoding DUF6600 domain-containing protein, giving the protein MTCQLRRWSVALLALVPVIAAAQPVLADPPTRVARLNYVKGSVSFRPASLDDWGPATLNYPITTGDHLWTDTESWAEMHVGSTAIRLAPNTAFAVFDLDDEMTQVSLSEGSMDVRVRDVAGSAFEIDTPSAAISLVRPGVYRVDVVGDGGTVRVTVRRGIAQITPDGPGFSVSEGQEAAIFAAGEHDISRATAPDSWERWCRGRDDREDRAASLRYVSYEMTGYEDLDDYGSWHSEPDYGWVWQPSVVNTGWAPYRTGQWRWVEPWGWSWVDEAPWGFAPFHYGRWACLRGSWMWVPGGYVVRPVYAPALVAFVGGDHWALSFGLGREGPIGWFPLAPGEVWMPHYRASRGYIRDLNVTNVNITNIDISNYGVSRGTYVNRAIDGAVTAVPREAFGSGVAVARHAVAVAPRMAMTSDVIGTSALVVPRAESLVGRHGSTVPRPGRAVFDRAVVARTAPPPAPVPFRERERSLQANGGRPLDEGTLGRLRDSRPGSASDWSPVRLAGRGGRRPGESTGGESPASSRVDTPPAASAPAPSGGGLAMPRYGQRRPVDEDRGQRTQPGSGVTVAPRSEVNDRPDWGRRRASEPAPAATRPTADAGAGIALPRYGRRSDDRPSGEVTPRPNADGWRSVPEPARPRVSERPSGGETTQPNASTPRATPDFARPRFGDRPSPQPENRPSGGIAERPRGADRQAAPPSSQQRGAQAPTTGGPKGGVSPKDGSNPKGGGRERPKGGD; this is encoded by the coding sequence ATGACTTGCCAACTGCGTCGCTGGTCCGTGGCCCTGCTTGCGCTCGTCCCGGTGATTGCCGCCGCACAGCCGGTGCTGGCAGACCCGCCCACTCGAGTGGCACGGCTCAACTACGTCAAGGGGTCGGTCTCGTTCAGACCAGCCTCGCTCGACGACTGGGGGCCGGCGACGCTGAACTATCCGATCACCACCGGCGACCACCTGTGGACCGACACCGAGTCGTGGGCCGAAATGCACGTCGGATCCACCGCGATCCGCCTGGCGCCCAACACGGCATTCGCGGTCTTCGACCTCGACGACGAGATGACACAGGTCAGCCTGTCGGAAGGCTCGATGGATGTTCGAGTCCGGGACGTGGCGGGCTCCGCGTTCGAGATCGACACGCCGTCGGCGGCGATCTCGCTCGTTCGGCCGGGCGTCTACCGCGTGGACGTCGTCGGTGACGGTGGGACCGTGCGTGTGACGGTGCGGCGCGGGATCGCACAGATCACACCGGATGGTCCGGGCTTCTCAGTGTCCGAAGGACAGGAGGCCGCGATCTTCGCCGCCGGGGAACACGACATCTCGCGTGCGACGGCACCGGACAGCTGGGAGCGCTGGTGCCGCGGCCGGGACGACCGCGAGGACCGCGCGGCGTCGCTCCGCTACGTCTCGTACGAGATGACGGGCTACGAGGATCTCGACGACTACGGCTCGTGGCACTCGGAGCCCGACTACGGTTGGGTCTGGCAGCCCTCCGTCGTCAACACGGGGTGGGCACCGTACCGGACCGGCCAGTGGCGATGGGTGGAGCCGTGGGGCTGGAGCTGGGTCGATGAGGCGCCCTGGGGCTTCGCCCCGTTCCACTACGGGCGCTGGGCGTGCCTGCGAGGCAGCTGGATGTGGGTCCCCGGCGGCTATGTCGTGCGACCGGTCTACGCGCCTGCACTCGTGGCATTCGTTGGTGGCGATCACTGGGCGCTGTCGTTCGGTCTCGGCCGCGAGGGCCCGATCGGGTGGTTCCCGCTCGCACCAGGTGAAGTGTGGATGCCGCACTATCGCGCCAGCCGAGGCTACATCCGCGACCTGAACGTCACGAACGTCAACATCACGAACATCGACATTTCCAACTACGGGGTGTCGCGTGGTACGTACGTGAACCGCGCGATCGACGGCGCCGTCACCGCCGTTCCGCGAGAGGCCTTCGGCAGCGGCGTCGCGGTGGCTCGGCATGCCGTGGCCGTGGCGCCGCGCATGGCCATGACGAGCGACGTCATCGGCACCAGCGCGCTGGTCGTGCCGCGGGCCGAGAGCCTCGTCGGCCGCCATGGTTCGACGGTGCCGCGACCCGGACGCGCCGTGTTCGACCGCGCCGTGGTGGCGCGCACCGCTCCGCCACCAGCCCCGGTGCCCTTCCGGGAGCGCGAACGCTCGCTGCAGGCCAATGGCGGGCGCCCGCTCGACGAGGGGACCCTTGGGCGGCTTCGCGACAGCAGGCCCGGAAGCGCATCGGATTGGTCGCCCGTGCGGCTTGCCGGCCGCGGAGGCCGCCGCCCGGGTGAGAGCACGGGCGGAGAGTCGCCCGCGTCGTCACGCGTTGACACGCCGCCGGCGGCCAGCGCACCGGCGCCATCGGGCGGCGGTCTCGCCATGCCGCGATACGGCCAGCGCAGGCCGGTGGATGAGGATCGCGGGCAGCGCACCCAGCCCGGAAGCGGGGTGACGGTCGCTCCGAGATCCGAGGTCAACGATCGGCCGGACTGGGGGAGGCGGCGGGCGTCGGAGCCCGCCCCGGCGGCGACTCGCCCGACTGCTGACGCGGGGGCTGGGATCGCACTGCCGCGCTACGGGAGGCGATCGGATGACCGCCCGAGTGGTGAGGTCACGCCGCGGCCGAATGCTGACGGATGGCGGTCCGTGCCCGAGCCTGCGAGACCGCGGGTGAGCGAGCGACCGTCGGGCGGCGAGACCACGCAGCCCAACGCCAGCACGCCGCGCGCCACGCCCGACTTCGCGAGGCCCCGATTCGGCGACCGTCCGTCGCCGCAGCCCGAGAATCGTCCGTCGGGTGGCATCGCAGAACGTCCGCGCGGCGCCGACCGCCAGGCAGCCCCGCCGTCGTCTCAACAGCGTGGAGCTCAGGCGCCGACCACCGGCGGCCCGAAGGGCGGCGTCAGTCCGAAGGACGGAAGCAACCCGAAGGGCGGTGGCCGCGAGCGGCCCAAGGGCGGGGATTGA
- a CDS encoding aminotransferase class V-fold PLP-dependent enzyme, with product MSTARELGFFAPALMDEIRNQFVYVDWDPYSGQRIFFDAASGSCRPTRVVEAMARETCLPDQQGRANPGSSHAVDVTAKGIEDLMTFFGARSGQTIPGWSSSHVIYRITDAVLSTIPGTNVVTTGLDHASVRSALSQFSAKYGKQERIAEPNRETASVELAAICDLIDAKTCFLVLTHTSNVTGEVYDVKTIIREARKIKPDLFVMVDGVQYSPSDLIDVEDIGADAYVIAPYKNYGVKGCGYAHASDRLACLPHWKYTLKPATSWDLGGVEHQSYAAWSAVVDYLCWLGRHFTEAPGRRELVVAAMKAIKAHQVGLLALLLDGTAATPGLRAMDHVTVYGIGQDLCRQSLLVGFNLAGIESTDGCDLYRRAQIRVHAPGHDPFFAAMLRQLGISSFIRLSGSHYNTAAEIEQFLAATVSFAR from the coding sequence ATGAGTACCGCTCGCGAACTGGGCTTCTTCGCGCCCGCATTGATGGACGAGATTCGGAACCAGTTCGTCTACGTCGATTGGGACCCCTACTCGGGTCAGCGCATCTTCTTCGACGCCGCCTCCGGGTCCTGCCGCCCGACGCGCGTCGTCGAAGCCATGGCCCGGGAAACGTGCCTGCCCGACCAGCAGGGCCGAGCGAATCCAGGGTCGAGCCACGCCGTGGACGTGACGGCCAAGGGCATCGAAGACCTCATGACCTTCTTCGGCGCCCGTTCGGGACAGACGATCCCCGGCTGGAGCAGCAGCCACGTGATCTACCGTATTACCGATGCGGTCCTCTCGACCATCCCCGGCACCAACGTCGTCACGACCGGCCTCGATCACGCGTCGGTCCGCAGCGCCCTCTCCCAGTTCTCGGCCAAGTACGGGAAGCAGGAGCGGATTGCCGAACCGAATCGCGAGACCGCCTCGGTGGAACTCGCCGCCATCTGCGACCTGATAGACGCGAAGACGTGTTTCCTCGTCCTGACCCACACGTCGAACGTGACCGGTGAGGTGTACGACGTCAAGACGATCATCCGCGAGGCTCGCAAGATCAAGCCGGACCTGTTCGTCATGGTCGACGGCGTCCAATACTCGCCGTCCGATTTGATCGACGTCGAGGACATCGGCGCCGACGCCTACGTCATCGCGCCTTACAAGAACTACGGCGTCAAGGGCTGCGGCTACGCGCACGCATCGGACCGGCTCGCCTGTCTGCCGCACTGGAAGTACACGCTGAAGCCCGCGACGAGCTGGGACCTCGGCGGCGTCGAGCACCAGTCCTACGCGGCGTGGTCGGCGGTCGTGGACTACCTGTGCTGGCTCGGTCGACACTTCACCGAGGCACCTGGCCGGCGCGAACTCGTCGTCGCCGCCATGAAGGCGATCAAGGCACACCAGGTCGGCCTGCTGGCGCTCCTGTTGGACGGGACGGCCGCAACCCCCGGCCTGAGGGCCATGGACCACGTGACGGTGTACGGGATTGGACAGGACCTGTGCAGGCAGTCACTGCTGGTGGGCTTCAACCTGGCGGGGATCGAGTCGACCGACGGATGCGATCTCTACCGTCGCGCGCAGATTCGTGTGCATGCTCCAGGGCACGACCCGTTCTTCGCCGCCATGCTCAGACAGCTCGGGATCTCAAGCTTCATCAGGCTCTCGGGGAGCCACTACAACACGGCGGCTGAGATCGAGCAGTTCCTGGCGGCAACGGTCAGTTTCGCAAGATAG
- a CDS encoding lactate permease LctP family transporter, which translates to MWTQTFDPLGNILVSALAAALPVAFLFWALAVRKMKGHVAGLCTTGMAVLVAVVVYRMPVHLAAASTLQGALYGLFPIGWIVIAAVFLYRITVETGQFEVIKNSIASITEDRRLQALLIAFSFGAFLEGAAGFGTPVAISAAMLVGLGFEPIYAAGLCLIANTAPVAFGAIGTPIVVAGQVTGIDDRLISQMVGRQLPLLSVLIPFWLVFTMSGRKGVREVWPAALVSGGSFAIAQWWTSNYLGPLLPDIISSLCSIVCLVLFLRFWKPKHVFRFGDEGRAQVVAADGFGRVLKAWSPFIVLTILVGDWGMKPVKALLERMTLAIPFPLIHNAVAAPGSERPLPALFMVNWLSATGTVILLAAVITVIITRMRPGDAVRLFARTVRSLSAPLVTVAAVLGFAYIGNSSGMTTTMGMALASTGALFPLFSPLLGWLGVFMTGSDTSANAVFGRLQAVSAERIGVSPVLTVAANSSGGVTGKMISPQSIAVACAATGLVGHEASLFRFTVRHSLLLVAIVAVMTYLQATVFRWMVPPGGAAGTVVAVASSHAATSVPGWTALGASALAILALVAAVRRR; encoded by the coding sequence GTGTGGACCCAGACATTCGACCCTCTCGGGAACATCCTCGTCTCGGCGCTCGCAGCCGCGCTGCCGGTCGCCTTTCTCTTCTGGGCGTTGGCGGTGAGGAAGATGAAGGGCCATGTCGCCGGACTCTGCACGACCGGAATGGCCGTGCTCGTCGCCGTCGTCGTCTATCGCATGCCCGTCCATCTCGCCGCCGCCTCCACGCTGCAGGGCGCATTGTACGGCCTGTTCCCCATCGGCTGGATCGTGATTGCGGCCGTCTTCCTGTACCGCATCACGGTCGAGACCGGACAGTTCGAGGTGATCAAGAACTCAATCGCCTCGATCACCGAAGACCGTCGCCTCCAGGCGCTGCTCATCGCGTTCAGCTTTGGCGCGTTCCTCGAAGGAGCCGCCGGCTTCGGGACGCCGGTGGCCATATCCGCGGCCATGCTCGTCGGCCTCGGCTTCGAGCCGATCTACGCGGCCGGCCTGTGCCTGATTGCCAACACGGCCCCCGTCGCCTTCGGCGCGATCGGCACCCCGATCGTCGTGGCCGGGCAGGTCACAGGCATCGACGACCGGCTCATCTCCCAGATGGTCGGCCGTCAACTCCCGCTCCTGTCGGTGCTCATCCCGTTCTGGCTGGTGTTCACGATGTCGGGACGAAAGGGCGTCAGGGAGGTCTGGCCCGCCGCCCTCGTGTCCGGCGGCTCGTTCGCCATCGCGCAGTGGTGGACGTCCAACTACCTCGGCCCGCTGCTGCCCGACATCATCTCGTCGCTCTGCTCGATCGTGTGCCTCGTGCTGTTCCTCAGGTTCTGGAAGCCGAAACACGTGTTCCGCTTCGGCGATGAAGGGCGGGCACAGGTCGTCGCCGCCGATGGATTCGGACGCGTCCTGAAAGCCTGGAGTCCCTTCATCGTCCTCACGATCCTCGTAGGGGACTGGGGTATGAAGCCGGTGAAGGCGCTGCTGGAGCGGATGACGCTCGCGATTCCGTTTCCGTTGATTCACAACGCTGTGGCCGCGCCTGGCAGCGAAAGACCGCTCCCTGCCCTCTTCATGGTGAACTGGCTGTCGGCGACCGGCACCGTCATCCTGCTTGCGGCGGTGATCACCGTGATCATCACCCGCATGCGACCGGGCGACGCCGTGCGCCTCTTCGCGCGGACGGTCCGGTCGCTGTCGGCGCCGCTCGTCACGGTGGCCGCCGTTCTCGGTTTCGCCTACATCGGCAATTCCTCCGGCATGACGACGACGATGGGAATGGCGCTCGCCAGCACGGGAGCACTCTTCCCGCTGTTCTCGCCGCTGCTCGGCTGGCTGGGCGTGTTCATGACGGGGTCGGACACGTCCGCAAACGCCGTGTTCGGGCGCCTCCAGGCGGTGTCGGCCGAGCGGATTGGGGTGAGTCCGGTGCTGACGGTGGCGGCCAACTCGTCGGGAGGGGTGACGGGCAAGATGATCTCGCCCCAGTCGATTGCCGTGGCCTGCGCCGCAACCGGGCTCGTGGGTCACGAGGCCAGCCTCTTCCGATTCACCGTCCGGCACTCGCTGCTGCTGGTCGCGATCGTGGCCGTGATGACGTACCTCCAGGCCACGGTCTTCCGCTGGATGGTGCCGCCGGGCGGCGCTGCCGGCACGGTGGTCGCCGTCGCATCGAGCCACGCGGCGACGTCGGTACCAGGCTGGACCGCCCTTGGCGCCTCCGCGCTGGCCATCCTGGCCCTCGTGGCCGCCGTGCGGCGACGCTGA
- a CDS encoding radical SAM protein has protein sequence MHILLFVPDNHVTRNFVPQLWPFLLRERTPAGHRVTIIDSNAQPTSADELVRFIREERVGLVGMGFMTRMAEKAYQVATVIRSETGVPVVFGGPHVTSVPDEALGRDQLPRCADSVVLGEADDVWPEVVEDAARGTLKDVYGPDGHGGKPTLEDYKANDWEHTDLSLFNLMRFVPDPIRRLLKRLDVPFQKLYVVPVETSRGCPYGCEFCTVTGFFGQQLRFRSNESVIAELKTLKEVAARDHALLSVFFIDDNFAIRRDRLKALLREMIEQDACLPWIAQISINLLDDEELVELIGASGGRFIFMGLESVNPESLKSVRKGFNRPEHYARTLERLAQQDVYAITSFIVGFDTDHPGMAETLGEQIALWPPVLPVFGLLTPYPATPLYQKLMAAGRMIRPQHWLGSTAFKSTYEPTHFTQASAEAEVRRAWTVAYTSARFKDTQRWLVAHDKDFTAQMMFLVSRLLFRGIYFRQSTAFDWVRLLAANSPTIARIIARRLFRSETTPDSGSTSVSVSTPSVPATPDSL, from the coding sequence ATGCACATTCTCCTGTTCGTTCCCGACAACCACGTCACCCGCAATTTCGTCCCGCAGCTCTGGCCCTTCCTCCTGCGTGAACGAACGCCCGCGGGTCACCGCGTCACGATCATCGACAGCAACGCGCAGCCCACCAGCGCGGATGAACTCGTGCGATTCATCCGCGAGGAGCGCGTGGGCCTGGTCGGCATGGGCTTCATGACGCGGATGGCCGAGAAGGCCTACCAGGTGGCCACCGTGATCCGGTCCGAGACCGGCGTGCCGGTGGTGTTCGGCGGGCCCCACGTCACGAGCGTGCCCGACGAAGCGCTGGGCCGGGATCAACTCCCGCGCTGCGCGGACTCGGTCGTCCTCGGCGAGGCGGACGACGTCTGGCCCGAAGTCGTCGAGGACGCCGCCCGCGGGACCCTGAAGGACGTCTACGGTCCGGACGGTCACGGCGGCAAGCCCACGCTCGAGGACTACAAGGCAAACGATTGGGAGCACACCGATCTGAGCCTCTTCAACCTGATGCGATTCGTGCCAGACCCGATCCGCCGGCTCCTGAAGCGCCTCGACGTGCCCTTCCAGAAGCTCTATGTCGTGCCGGTCGAAACCAGCCGTGGCTGTCCGTACGGCTGCGAGTTCTGCACGGTGACGGGTTTCTTCGGCCAGCAGCTTCGTTTCCGCTCGAACGAGAGCGTCATCGCGGAACTGAAGACCCTGAAGGAGGTGGCGGCCCGCGACCATGCGCTCCTGAGCGTCTTCTTCATCGACGACAACTTCGCGATTCGCCGCGACCGTCTCAAGGCACTCCTGCGGGAGATGATCGAACAGGACGCGTGCCTGCCGTGGATCGCGCAGATCAGCATCAATCTCCTCGACGATGAGGAACTGGTCGAACTGATTGGCGCGAGCGGCGGCCGTTTCATCTTCATGGGTCTCGAGTCGGTGAATCCGGAGAGCCTGAAGAGCGTGCGCAAGGGCTTCAACCGGCCCGAGCACTACGCGCGGACGCTCGAGCGGCTGGCCCAGCAGGACGTCTACGCCATCACCTCGTTCATCGTCGGGTTCGATACCGACCATCCGGGTATGGCCGAGACGCTCGGGGAGCAGATCGCGTTGTGGCCGCCGGTGCTGCCGGTGTTCGGCCTGCTCACACCGTACCCTGCCACCCCGCTGTACCAGAAGCTCATGGCGGCCGGTCGGATGATCCGGCCGCAGCACTGGCTCGGTTCGACGGCGTTCAAGTCGACATACGAGCCCACGCACTTCACCCAGGCATCCGCCGAAGCCGAGGTGCGCCGGGCCTGGACCGTCGCCTACACCTCGGCTCGCTTCAAGGACACGCAGCGCTGGCTCGTGGCGCACGACAAGGACTTCACGGCCCAGATGATGTTCCTGGTGTCGCGGCTCCTGTTTCGGGGCATCTACTTCCGCCAGTCGACCGCGTTCGACTGGGTGCGGCTGCTGGCGGCCAACAGCCCGACGATCGCCCGGATCATCGCGCGGCGGCTGTTCCGTTCCGAGACAACGCCTGACTCGGGTTCGACCTCCGTGTCGGTTTCGACCCCCTCGGTGCCGGCGACGCCCGACAGTCTGTAG
- a CDS encoding homoserine kinase: MSSSVRVFAPASASNLGPGFDVLGLALERPGDVVEAEWSDEAGIQIVEVSGEDGALSRDPRENVAGVAATSVLSHLVASGHPPADCRVGIRLRVHKQMPLASGLGSSAASSVAGAMAVNELLGRPLARRDLLVHALAGERAAAGSTHADNVAPSLLGGIVLIRGYDPLEIVDLPVPSALRIVVVHPHCRVETSKARAMLRGHGFPIEQVVANLGNVGAFVAALYREDLELLGRSIDDRMVEPLRMPLVPGYGEVKAAATRAGALGCAMSGSGPSLFAFSDSDVTAARVAAAMCEAFREAARLESEHYVGRVNIAGAVLIAET; this comes from the coding sequence ATGTCTTCGTCCGTGCGCGTGTTCGCTCCGGCCAGCGCCAGCAACCTCGGCCCTGGCTTCGATGTGCTCGGCCTCGCGTTGGAACGCCCTGGTGATGTCGTGGAGGCCGAATGGTCCGACGAGGCTGGAATCCAGATCGTCGAAGTGTCGGGTGAGGATGGCGCCCTCAGTCGGGACCCGCGCGAGAACGTGGCTGGCGTGGCAGCCACGTCGGTCCTCTCGCACCTGGTTGCCTCGGGTCATCCGCCCGCCGACTGTCGCGTGGGTATTCGCCTTCGTGTCCACAAACAGATGCCGCTCGCGAGCGGTCTCGGCAGTTCGGCGGCAAGCAGCGTCGCCGGCGCGATGGCCGTCAACGAACTGCTCGGCCGCCCTCTGGCCAGACGCGATCTTCTCGTCCACGCGCTGGCCGGTGAGCGGGCCGCGGCAGGCTCCACGCACGCGGACAACGTCGCCCCCAGCCTGCTCGGCGGCATCGTCCTGATTCGCGGCTACGACCCCCTCGAGATCGTGGACCTGCCCGTCCCCTCGGCGCTCCGCATCGTCGTGGTCCACCCGCATTGCCGAGTCGAGACATCGAAGGCCCGCGCCATGTTGCGCGGCCACGGGTTCCCCATCGAGCAGGTCGTCGCGAACCTCGGCAACGTCGGCGCGTTCGTGGCCGCGCTGTACCGCGAGGATCTCGAGTTGCTCGGCCGGAGCATCGACGATCGGATGGTCGAACCGCTGCGCATGCCGCTCGTGCCCGGGTATGGCGAGGTGAAAGCCGCCGCGACGAGGGCGGGGGCGCTCGGTTGCGCGATGTCGGGTTCCGGACCGTCGCTCTTCGCGTTCAGCGACAGCGACGTCACGGCTGCGCGCGTGGCCGCAGCCATGTGCGAGGCCTTCCGCGAGGCCGCGCGCCTCGAGAGCGAACACTACGTGGGCCGGGTCAACATCGCCGGAGCTGTGCTGATTGCAGAAACGTAG
- the thrC gene encoding threonine synthase, with translation MILESTRHQSPPVTFREAVLQGLAPDGGLYLPSAIPPIDPATIDSWRGRSLQDTAVGALGHLVGDEFDRTAFERLVRDAFSFPAPTVGVADDISVLELFHGPTLAFKDFGARFLARVFGYLLAERADRATILVATSGDTGSAVAQGFFNVPNVEVVVLYPAGKVSSFQEAQMATLGGNVRAVRVSGTFDDCQRLVKEAFLDRALDSLHLSSANSINIGRLLPQAIYYFRSWLETTTRHGDEVVFVVPSGNLGNITAGVIAQRAGLRVERFVSACNVNEVLPEFLRTGVYRARPSIATVSNAMDVGDPSNFARLLALHDGSIDRLRANIWGTSVSEADTRTTMRDTYRRTGYVLDPHTAVGFAAARRFRGATGNTRPTVVLATAHPSKFAPAIREELGFEPPLPDAWRDWASKPLLADDLPDARYPTFRRYLLDQ, from the coding sequence ATGATCCTCGAAAGTACCCGTCACCAGTCGCCGCCAGTCACCTTTCGTGAAGCGGTGCTCCAGGGCCTCGCACCAGACGGCGGCCTGTATCTGCCGTCGGCCATCCCGCCGATCGATCCCGCCACGATCGACTCGTGGCGTGGCAGATCGCTCCAGGACACGGCCGTCGGCGCGCTCGGGCATCTGGTCGGCGACGAGTTCGATCGCACGGCGTTCGAGCGTCTCGTGCGCGACGCCTTCAGCTTCCCGGCGCCCACTGTCGGCGTGGCCGACGACATCTCGGTGCTCGAGCTGTTCCACGGGCCGACGCTGGCGTTCAAGGACTTTGGCGCCCGCTTTCTCGCCCGTGTGTTCGGCTACCTGCTGGCCGAGCGCGCCGATCGCGCGACGATTCTCGTGGCGACGTCAGGAGACACCGGCAGCGCGGTGGCGCAGGGCTTCTTCAACGTGCCGAACGTCGAGGTCGTCGTATTGTATCCGGCCGGCAAGGTGTCGTCGTTCCAGGAAGCGCAGATGGCGACGCTCGGCGGCAACGTGCGCGCCGTGCGGGTGTCCGGCACGTTCGACGACTGCCAGCGGCTCGTCAAGGAGGCCTTCCTCGACCGCGCGCTCGACTCGCTCCACCTCTCGTCCGCCAACTCGATCAACATCGGGAGGCTGCTGCCCCAGGCGATCTACTACTTCCGGAGCTGGCTGGAAACAACGACCCGTCACGGGGACGAGGTGGTCTTCGTCGTGCCGAGCGGCAATCTGGGGAACATCACCGCTGGCGTGATCGCCCAGCGTGCGGGCCTGCGTGTGGAACGGTTCGTCTCGGCGTGCAACGTGAACGAGGTGCTGCCCGAGTTCCTGCGGACCGGCGTCTACCGTGCGCGCCCGTCCATTGCCACCGTGTCGAACGCGATGGATGTCGGCGACCCGAGCAATTTCGCGCGCCTCCTGGCGCTTCACGACGGGTCGATCGATCGGCTGCGCGCGAACATCTGGGGAACGTCGGTGAGTGAGGCGGACACGCGGACGACGATGCGGGACACGTATCGACGAACCGGCTACGTGCTCGATCCTCACACCGCCGTCGGATTCGCGGCCGCTCGGCGCTTTCGTGGCGCGACCGGCAACACGCGGCCGACGGTGGTTCTTGCGACCGCGCATCCAAGCAAGTTCGCTCCGGCCATCCGCGAAGAACTCGGCTTCGAACCGCCGCTGCCTGACGCCTGGCGCGATTGGGCGTCCAAGCCGCTGCTGGCCGATGATCTGCCGGACGCCCGCTATCCGACGTTCCGGAGGTACTTGCTGGACCAGTGA
- a CDS encoding amidohydrolase produces the protein MNSSCVVRKAWAMAGAMSMVCAAAAVTSCGRTSSEAPADLVVRNGRVWTVDPARPEAEAVAIRGGRIVAVGSTIEVERLIGPATRVVDAVGRFVMPGFNDAHIHLMTGGAQLESVDLKDAATPEEFGRRIGERAKALPAGEWVLGGNWDEQQWPGAPLPTRQMIDAVTGDVPVFVNRYDEHMSLANSAALRLAGVTAATPDPPGGLVVRDAARNPTGVLKDAAQGYVFKVIPPASKERRLRTLKLALAHMASLGVTSVQDMGPDPDDVDLYAALAANGELTSRIRAVPAEVTLAKQLGQGPVARRPSPFLRVSGAKGFADGSLGSTTAYFFEPYADAPGMRGLLADEMQPLDDMRARLLAIDKAGEQLCIHAIGDQAISMVLDLFADVARVNGPRDRRPRIEHSQHVAPKDFDRYAQLGVIASVQPYHAIDDGKWAEKRIGPERAKTTYPFKSFLDHKVRMAFGTDWPVAPLDPLQALYAAVTRATLDGKHPGGWVPEQKVSVAQSIEAYTVGAAHAEFQEKEKGSISVGKLADLTLLSADPFGVKPEEIRHLTVTMTIAGGKVVYERK, from the coding sequence ATGAACTCTTCCTGTGTCGTTCGAAAGGCGTGGGCGATGGCTGGCGCGATGTCGATGGTGTGTGCGGCTGCGGCCGTGACGTCGTGTGGACGGACATCCAGCGAGGCGCCGGCCGACCTGGTCGTCCGCAACGGGCGCGTCTGGACGGTCGATCCGGCCAGGCCCGAGGCCGAGGCCGTGGCGATCCGCGGCGGCCGGATCGTCGCGGTCGGATCCACGATCGAGGTCGAGCGCCTGATCGGCCCCGCCACGCGGGTGGTGGATGCCGTGGGGCGCTTCGTCATGCCGGGGTTCAACGATGCGCACATCCACCTGATGACCGGCGGCGCCCAACTCGAGAGCGTCGATCTCAAGGACGCGGCCACGCCGGAGGAGTTCGGGCGCCGGATCGGCGAACGGGCGAAGGCCCTGCCGGCCGGGGAGTGGGTGCTCGGCGGGAACTGGGACGAACAACAGTGGCCGGGCGCACCGTTGCCGACCCGACAGATGATCGACGCGGTCACTGGCGACGTCCCTGTATTCGTCAACCGCTACGACGAGCACATGTCGCTGGCGAATTCGGCGGCACTGCGGTTGGCCGGTGTCACGGCTGCGACGCCAGATCCTCCGGGAGGCCTCGTGGTTCGTGACGCCGCGCGGAACCCGACGGGTGTGCTCAAGGACGCCGCACAGGGCTACGTCTTCAAGGTGATCCCTCCCGCCAGCAAGGAGCGACGCCTGCGTACGCTGAAGCTGGCGCTCGCGCACATGGCGTCGCTCGGCGTGACCAGCGTGCAGGACATGGGGCCCGATCCCGACGACGTGGACCTGTACGCGGCGCTCGCCGCGAACGGTGAGTTGACGAGCCGGATCCGCGCGGTCCCTGCCGAGGTGACGCTGGCGAAACAGCTCGGCCAGGGGCCGGTGGCCAGGCGCCCGTCCCCATTCCTCCGAGTGTCCGGCGCGAAAGGGTTTGCCGACGGGTCGCTCGGTTCGACCACCGCGTACTTCTTCGAGCCGTACGCCGACGCCCCGGGCATGCGCGGCCTGCTGGCAGACGAGATGCAGCCGCTCGATGACATGCGAGCCCGGTTGCTGGCCATCGACAAGGCCGGCGAGCAGTTGTGTATTCACGCGATCGGCGACCAGGCCATCTCCATGGTGCTCGACCTGTTCGCCGACGTCGCGCGGGTGAACGGCCCGCGCGATCGCCGGCCGCGCATCGAGCACTCGCAGCACGTCGCGCCGAAGGACTTCGATCGCTACGCGCAACTCGGCGTCATAGCCTCAGTTCAGCCGTACCACGCGATCGACGATGGGAAGTGGGCCGAGAAGCGGATCGGGCCGGAGCGCGCGAAGACAACGTATCCCTTCAAGTCGTTCCTCGATCACAAGGTTCGGATGGCCTTCGGCACGGATTGGCCGGTGGCGCCGCTCGATCCGCTGCAGGCGCTCTACGCCGCAGTCACGCGCGCCACGCTCGACGGCAAGCATCCCGGCGGATGGGTGCCCGAACAGAAGGTGAGTGTTGCGCAGTCGATTGAGGCGTACACGGTGGGCGCCGCCCATGCCGAGTTCCAGGAGAAGGAGAAGGGGTCGATCTCCGTCGGGAAGCTCGCCGATCTGACCCTGCTCTCGGCCGATCCATTCGGCGTGAAGCCCGAGGAGATCCGCCATCTCACGGTCACGATGACGATTGCGGGCGGGAAGGTGGTGTACGAGAGGAAGTGA